A single region of the Xiphophorus maculatus strain JP 163 A chromosome 3, X_maculatus-5.0-male, whole genome shotgun sequence genome encodes:
- the LOC102216649 gene encoding basal cell adhesion molecule isoform X2 has product MAGIRLGRRTALCTLLFLIIPVCCGTVTVKVNPKVEADGGTTAKLPCAYSGTALPDVVVGWHIDYENQRVRVAYRKNSGERMSDTGTPLVDRVTLEEDLTLTIKSVKPSDPTKYYCQVTAGKDGSGEGETTLDVFVAPQKPEIKKPSQAISVGGQTSSEVGTCVATNGFPSPRIIWFKDNQPLPEVKDRREKTYMVLSTVKETSGLYTIKNSLYMQPTKADKDSILHCTVEYSLAGEKNKNIQKKSEPMKIELRYPFEKIMFNLFNPTVVKEGDNVTLKCETDGNPQPPFDFTKDGRKLSGVDGSLILENVKRTDSGIYVCSAFDAENYDEKSNSTVLNVNYIDEMSVTPTGNQIIDLGKQVKWQCKTKASKNHTVLWKKDSTVLSQDGTLSIGNVGYEHAGEYMCVGAVPEVPGLTAQTIVKLTVKGKPKIGTPVVGEVAKEGDEVTLKCSANGFPKPQFTWSASGKESISVEENMVVSSLTLKTTPEIMKSGVKCEVSNEFGKDSKDFSVEVKQANSAEAEKQQEGSSAVVVAVVVCVLLLLLLVAFFYCLSKKTTICGKKDKKEAATAQVNNIVVEMKTDKANEEAGLLNKKINTEQ; this is encoded by the exons TTTGCTGTGGCACTGTAACTGTGAAGGTGAATCCGAAGGTGGAGGCGGACGGAGGAACAACAGCCAAACTGCCCTGTGCATATTCTGGCACAGCCTTGCCAGATGTTGTTGTTGGTTGGCACATT gACTATGAAAATCAAAGAGTAAGAGTGGCCTACCGTAAAAATTCTGGCGAGCGAATGAGCGACACCGGCACTCCTCTGGTTGACCGAGTCACTCTCGAAGAAGACCTCACCTTGACCATCAAGTCTGTGAAACCCTCTGATCCAACCAAATACTACTGCCAGGTCACTGCTGGCAAGGACGGGTCTGGAGAAGGCGAAACTACTCTTGACGTGTTTG TTGCTCCCCAGAAACCAGAAATCAAAAAACCGTCTCAGGCCATCTCAGTGGGAGGACAGACCAGCTCAGAG GTTGGCACTTGCGTAGCAACCAATGGATTCCCCTCTCCAAGGATCATTTGGTTCAAAGACAACCAGCCTCTTCCTGAGGTCAAAGACAGAAGGGAAA AGACCTACATGGTTCTTTCTACGGTGAAGGAGACTTCGGGTCTTTACACCATAAAGAACTCACTGTACATGCAGCCCACGAAGGCCGACAAGGACTCTATACTTCATTGTACTGTGGAGTACAGCCTGGCAGGAGAGAAGAACAAGAACATCCAGAAGAAGTCTGAACCCATGAAAATTGAACTTCGCT ATCCTTTtgaaaaaattatgtttaatctTTTCAACCCTACTGTGGTCAAAGAGGGTGATAATGTCACcctaaaatgtgaaactgatgGAAACCCACAGCCTCCGTTTGACTTTACAAAAGAT GGACGTAAACTTTCTGGTGTGGACGGTTCTCTGATACTGGAGAATGTCAAGCGTACGGATTCTGGAATATACGTGTGCTCTGCATTCGACGCAGAAAATTATGATGAGAAGTCAAACAGCACAGTCCTTAATGTCAACT acATTGACGAGATGAGCGTCACTCCCACTGGGAATCAGATCATCGATTTGGGAAAGCAGGTTAAGTGGCAGTGTAAGACCAAGGCGTCTAAAAATCACACTGTGCTGTGGAAAAAG GACTCCACTGTGCTTTCTCAAGATGGCACTCTATCAATTGGAAATGTTGGCTATGAACACGCTGGAGAGTACATGTGTGTTGGCGCTGTTCCAGAAGTCCCGGGACTGACAGCTCAGACCATTGTAAAGCTGACGGTGAAAG GCAAACCAAAGATTGGGACCCCTGTTGTTGGGGAGGTGGCAAAAGAAGGAGATGAAGTGACCCTGAAGTGTTCGGCCAATGGTTTTCCCAAACCTCAGTTTACATGGTCAGCCTCAGGAAAGGAG tccATCTCAGTGGAAGAGAACATGGTGGTAAGCTCTCTGACCCTAAAAACCACACCTGAGATCATGAAGAGCGGTGTGAAGTGCGAGGTCTCCAACGAGTTTGGAAAAGATAGCAAGGACTTCTCTGTAGAAGTCAAACAAG CAAACTCAGCTGAAG CTGAGAAGCAGCAGGAAGGCTCCAGCGCTGTGGTGGTTGCCGTGGTGGTCtgcgttcttcttcttctgctgctggtAGCTTTCTTCTACTGCCTGAGCAAGAAGACCACGATTTGCGGCAAGAAGGATAAGAAGGAAGC ggCTACTGCACAGGTGAACAACATTGTGGTGGAGATGAAGACGGACAAGGCCAATGAGGAGGCTGGACTCCTCAACAAAAAGATCAACACAGAACAG taa
- the LOC102216649 gene encoding basal cell adhesion molecule isoform X1: MAGIRLGRRTALCTLLFLIIPVCCGTVTVKVNPKVEADGGTTAKLPCAYSGTALPDVVVGWHIDYENQRVRVAYRKNSGERMSDTGTPLVDRVTLEEDLTLTIKSVKPSDPTKYYCQVTAGKDGSGEGETTLDVFVAPQKPEIKKPSQAISVGGQTSSEVGTCVATNGFPSPRIIWFKDNQPLPEVKDRREKTYMVLSTVKETSGLYTIKNSLYMQPTKADKDSILHCTVEYSLAGEKNKNIQKKSEPMKIELRYPFEKIMFNLFNPTVVKEGDNVTLKCETDGNPQPPFDFTKDGRKLSGVDGSLILENVKRTDSGIYVCSAFDAENYDEKSNSTVLNVNYIDEMSVTPTGNQIIDLGKQVKWQCKTKASKNHTVLWKKDSTVLSQDGTLSIGNVGYEHAGEYMCVGAVPEVPGLTAQTIVKLTVKGKPKIGTPVVGEVAKEGDEVTLKCSANGFPKPQFTWSASGKESISVEENMVVSSLTLKTTPEIMKSGVKCEVSNEFGKDSKDFSVEVKQANSAEVLLSGNPVLTSAEKQQEGSSAVVVAVVVCVLLLLLLVAFFYCLSKKTTICGKKDKKEAATAQVNNIVVEMKTDKANEEAGLLNKKINTEQ, from the exons TTTGCTGTGGCACTGTAACTGTGAAGGTGAATCCGAAGGTGGAGGCGGACGGAGGAACAACAGCCAAACTGCCCTGTGCATATTCTGGCACAGCCTTGCCAGATGTTGTTGTTGGTTGGCACATT gACTATGAAAATCAAAGAGTAAGAGTGGCCTACCGTAAAAATTCTGGCGAGCGAATGAGCGACACCGGCACTCCTCTGGTTGACCGAGTCACTCTCGAAGAAGACCTCACCTTGACCATCAAGTCTGTGAAACCCTCTGATCCAACCAAATACTACTGCCAGGTCACTGCTGGCAAGGACGGGTCTGGAGAAGGCGAAACTACTCTTGACGTGTTTG TTGCTCCCCAGAAACCAGAAATCAAAAAACCGTCTCAGGCCATCTCAGTGGGAGGACAGACCAGCTCAGAG GTTGGCACTTGCGTAGCAACCAATGGATTCCCCTCTCCAAGGATCATTTGGTTCAAAGACAACCAGCCTCTTCCTGAGGTCAAAGACAGAAGGGAAA AGACCTACATGGTTCTTTCTACGGTGAAGGAGACTTCGGGTCTTTACACCATAAAGAACTCACTGTACATGCAGCCCACGAAGGCCGACAAGGACTCTATACTTCATTGTACTGTGGAGTACAGCCTGGCAGGAGAGAAGAACAAGAACATCCAGAAGAAGTCTGAACCCATGAAAATTGAACTTCGCT ATCCTTTtgaaaaaattatgtttaatctTTTCAACCCTACTGTGGTCAAAGAGGGTGATAATGTCACcctaaaatgtgaaactgatgGAAACCCACAGCCTCCGTTTGACTTTACAAAAGAT GGACGTAAACTTTCTGGTGTGGACGGTTCTCTGATACTGGAGAATGTCAAGCGTACGGATTCTGGAATATACGTGTGCTCTGCATTCGACGCAGAAAATTATGATGAGAAGTCAAACAGCACAGTCCTTAATGTCAACT acATTGACGAGATGAGCGTCACTCCCACTGGGAATCAGATCATCGATTTGGGAAAGCAGGTTAAGTGGCAGTGTAAGACCAAGGCGTCTAAAAATCACACTGTGCTGTGGAAAAAG GACTCCACTGTGCTTTCTCAAGATGGCACTCTATCAATTGGAAATGTTGGCTATGAACACGCTGGAGAGTACATGTGTGTTGGCGCTGTTCCAGAAGTCCCGGGACTGACAGCTCAGACCATTGTAAAGCTGACGGTGAAAG GCAAACCAAAGATTGGGACCCCTGTTGTTGGGGAGGTGGCAAAAGAAGGAGATGAAGTGACCCTGAAGTGTTCGGCCAATGGTTTTCCCAAACCTCAGTTTACATGGTCAGCCTCAGGAAAGGAG tccATCTCAGTGGAAGAGAACATGGTGGTAAGCTCTCTGACCCTAAAAACCACACCTGAGATCATGAAGAGCGGTGTGAAGTGCGAGGTCTCCAACGAGTTTGGAAAAGATAGCAAGGACTTCTCTGTAGAAGTCAAACAAG CAAACTCAGCTGAAG TGCTGCTCTCTGGAAACCCTGTGCTTACGTCAG CTGAGAAGCAGCAGGAAGGCTCCAGCGCTGTGGTGGTTGCCGTGGTGGTCtgcgttcttcttcttctgctgctggtAGCTTTCTTCTACTGCCTGAGCAAGAAGACCACGATTTGCGGCAAGAAGGATAAGAAGGAAGC ggCTACTGCACAGGTGAACAACATTGTGGTGGAGATGAAGACGGACAAGGCCAATGAGGAGGCTGGACTCCTCAACAAAAAGATCAACACAGAACAG taa
- the LOC102216649 gene encoding basal cell adhesion molecule isoform X3 — MAGIRLGRRTALCTLLFLIIPVCCGTVTVKVNPKVEADGGTTAKLPCAYSGTALPDVVVGWHIDYENQRVRVAYRKNSGERMSDTGTPLVDRVTLEEDLTLTIKSVKPSDPTKYYCQVTAGKDGSGEGETTLDVFVAPQKPEIKKPSQAISVGGQTSSEVGTCVATNGFPSPRIIWFKDNQPLPEVKDRREKTYMVLSTVKETSGLYTIKNSLYMQPTKADKDSILHCTVEYSLAGEKNKNIQKKSEPMKIELRYPFEKIMFNLFNPTVVKEGDNVTLKCETDGNPQPPFDFTKDGRKLSGVDGSLILENVKRTDSGIYVCSAFDAENYDEKSNSTVLNVNYIDEMSVTPTGNQIIDLGKQVKWQCKTKASKNHTVLWKKDSTVLSQDGTLSIGNVGYEHAGEYMCVGAVPEVPGLTAQTIVKLTVKGKPKIGTPVVGEVAKEGDEVTLKCSANGFPKPQFTWSASGKESISVEENMVVSSLTLKTTPEIMKSGVKCEVSNEFGKDSKDFSVEVKQAEKQQEGSSAVVVAVVVCVLLLLLLVAFFYCLSKKTTICGKKDKKEAATAQVNNIVVEMKTDKANEEAGLLNKKINTEQ; from the exons TTTGCTGTGGCACTGTAACTGTGAAGGTGAATCCGAAGGTGGAGGCGGACGGAGGAACAACAGCCAAACTGCCCTGTGCATATTCTGGCACAGCCTTGCCAGATGTTGTTGTTGGTTGGCACATT gACTATGAAAATCAAAGAGTAAGAGTGGCCTACCGTAAAAATTCTGGCGAGCGAATGAGCGACACCGGCACTCCTCTGGTTGACCGAGTCACTCTCGAAGAAGACCTCACCTTGACCATCAAGTCTGTGAAACCCTCTGATCCAACCAAATACTACTGCCAGGTCACTGCTGGCAAGGACGGGTCTGGAGAAGGCGAAACTACTCTTGACGTGTTTG TTGCTCCCCAGAAACCAGAAATCAAAAAACCGTCTCAGGCCATCTCAGTGGGAGGACAGACCAGCTCAGAG GTTGGCACTTGCGTAGCAACCAATGGATTCCCCTCTCCAAGGATCATTTGGTTCAAAGACAACCAGCCTCTTCCTGAGGTCAAAGACAGAAGGGAAA AGACCTACATGGTTCTTTCTACGGTGAAGGAGACTTCGGGTCTTTACACCATAAAGAACTCACTGTACATGCAGCCCACGAAGGCCGACAAGGACTCTATACTTCATTGTACTGTGGAGTACAGCCTGGCAGGAGAGAAGAACAAGAACATCCAGAAGAAGTCTGAACCCATGAAAATTGAACTTCGCT ATCCTTTtgaaaaaattatgtttaatctTTTCAACCCTACTGTGGTCAAAGAGGGTGATAATGTCACcctaaaatgtgaaactgatgGAAACCCACAGCCTCCGTTTGACTTTACAAAAGAT GGACGTAAACTTTCTGGTGTGGACGGTTCTCTGATACTGGAGAATGTCAAGCGTACGGATTCTGGAATATACGTGTGCTCTGCATTCGACGCAGAAAATTATGATGAGAAGTCAAACAGCACAGTCCTTAATGTCAACT acATTGACGAGATGAGCGTCACTCCCACTGGGAATCAGATCATCGATTTGGGAAAGCAGGTTAAGTGGCAGTGTAAGACCAAGGCGTCTAAAAATCACACTGTGCTGTGGAAAAAG GACTCCACTGTGCTTTCTCAAGATGGCACTCTATCAATTGGAAATGTTGGCTATGAACACGCTGGAGAGTACATGTGTGTTGGCGCTGTTCCAGAAGTCCCGGGACTGACAGCTCAGACCATTGTAAAGCTGACGGTGAAAG GCAAACCAAAGATTGGGACCCCTGTTGTTGGGGAGGTGGCAAAAGAAGGAGATGAAGTGACCCTGAAGTGTTCGGCCAATGGTTTTCCCAAACCTCAGTTTACATGGTCAGCCTCAGGAAAGGAG tccATCTCAGTGGAAGAGAACATGGTGGTAAGCTCTCTGACCCTAAAAACCACACCTGAGATCATGAAGAGCGGTGTGAAGTGCGAGGTCTCCAACGAGTTTGGAAAAGATAGCAAGGACTTCTCTGTAGAAGTCAAACAAG CTGAGAAGCAGCAGGAAGGCTCCAGCGCTGTGGTGGTTGCCGTGGTGGTCtgcgttcttcttcttctgctgctggtAGCTTTCTTCTACTGCCTGAGCAAGAAGACCACGATTTGCGGCAAGAAGGATAAGAAGGAAGC ggCTACTGCACAGGTGAACAACATTGTGGTGGAGATGAAGACGGACAAGGCCAATGAGGAGGCTGGACTCCTCAACAAAAAGATCAACACAGAACAG taa